Proteins encoded together in one Planctomyces sp. SH-PL14 window:
- the coaD gene encoding pantetheine-phosphate adenylyltransferase, whose translation MTKLSARIAVYAGSFDPITLGHLDMIRRGSGLFEHLIVGIGINPDKKPLFSPQERLDLMREVVKDISNVSVETFEGLTVEYVARKGAAVMLRGIRTVSDIEAEFTMALTNRTLAPGIETVFLMASEKYSHVSSTLIRQIALMGRDGSGESLKQFVPPTVIPPLMQKVRLPAGG comes from the coding sequence ATGACAAAACTTTCCGCTCGCATCGCCGTCTACGCCGGGAGTTTCGACCCGATTACGCTCGGTCACCTCGACATGATCCGCCGGGGTTCGGGCCTGTTTGAGCACCTGATCGTCGGCATCGGCATCAATCCCGACAAAAAGCCGCTGTTCTCGCCGCAGGAGCGGCTCGACCTGATGCGGGAAGTCGTGAAAGACATCTCGAACGTTTCGGTCGAGACCTTCGAGGGGTTGACCGTGGAGTACGTCGCCCGGAAGGGGGCGGCGGTCATGCTCCGCGGGATCCGGACCGTCTCGGACATCGAGGCGGAGTTCACGATGGCCCTCACGAACCGGACGCTGGCCCCCGGGATTGAAACGGTGTTCCTGATGGCGAGCGAAAAGTATTCGCACGTCTCCAGCACGCTGATCCGCCAGATCGCCCTCATGGGGCGCGACGGCAGCGGCGAGAGCCTGAAGCAGTTCGTCCCGCCGACCGTGATTCCCCCGCTGATGCAGAAGGTTCGTCTCCCCGCCGGGGGTTGA
- the purE gene encoding 5-(carboxyamino)imidazole ribonucleotide mutase produces MTEPERPLVGVIMGSKSDWDTMKAAADILTEFGVSHECRVVSAHRTPEWMVEYAKSAAARGLEVIIAGAGGAAHLPGMVASMTLLPVLGVPVGSKWLHGVDSLLSIVQMPGGVPVGTMAIGEAGAKNAALLAIRILGNTRPALRAHLEFFQSCQTQKVLEQKLP; encoded by the coding sequence ATGACAGAACCCGAACGACCGCTCGTCGGTGTCATCATGGGAAGCAAGTCCGACTGGGACACCATGAAGGCGGCGGCGGACATCCTGACCGAGTTCGGCGTCTCCCATGAATGCCGGGTCGTGTCCGCCCACCGGACTCCGGAGTGGATGGTCGAGTACGCCAAGTCCGCCGCGGCGCGGGGGCTGGAAGTCATCATCGCCGGCGCCGGAGGGGCCGCTCACCTTCCGGGAATGGTCGCGTCGATGACGCTCCTCCCGGTCCTCGGCGTGCCGGTCGGCTCGAAGTGGCTGCACGGCGTCGATTCGCTGCTCTCGATCGTCCAGATGCCCGGAGGGGTTCCGGTCGGCACGATGGCGATCGGCGAGGCCGGGGCCAAGAATGCCGCCCTTCTGGCGATCCGCATCCTGGGGAATACCCGGCCGGCGCTGCGGGCTCACCTGGAGTTCTTCCAGAGCTGTCAGACACAGAAAGTCCTGGAGCAGAAGCTGCCATGA
- a CDS encoding 5-(carboxyamino)imidazole ribonucleotide synthase, whose translation MSRSLVPGDVIGIVGGGQLGRMASICARRMGYRTIIYTEEAASPGPQWADQCVVGALDNTDLLTKFGRQVDVVTYETEHIPLASMHLLERLVPVYPSPHVLSITQHRQLEKDFLLQNGFPLPACATIRSYDHLVQEVSRLNRPCVLKTATGGYDGKGQWKVGLQDGDVAAAWKAANGRGTVLEEWVDLAFECSVIGARAVDGTMAFYGPLLNDHANHILDVSVCPIVESRMSDSLRAEAREIAAALCTKLDVVGLLCVEMFVTTSGKLLVNELAPRTHNSGHLTIEGHVTSQFEQIMRIVAGLPLGAVDQIRPAAMANLLGDLWSAGPPRWDRLLRHPAAKLHLYGKLDAKPGRKMGHVTATADTPEAAAETVQRARADLVGG comes from the coding sequence ATGAGTCGGAGTCTGGTTCCGGGGGACGTGATCGGGATCGTCGGGGGAGGGCAGCTCGGCCGGATGGCCTCGATCTGCGCCCGGCGGATGGGCTATCGGACGATCATCTACACCGAAGAGGCGGCGAGTCCCGGACCGCAGTGGGCGGACCAGTGCGTCGTCGGTGCGCTCGACAATACGGACCTGCTGACGAAGTTCGGCCGGCAGGTCGATGTCGTGACCTATGAGACCGAGCACATCCCGCTCGCCAGCATGCACCTGCTGGAGCGGCTGGTCCCGGTCTATCCGTCGCCGCACGTCCTGTCGATCACCCAGCATCGGCAGCTCGAAAAGGACTTTCTCCTGCAGAACGGGTTTCCGCTCCCGGCCTGCGCGACGATCCGCTCGTACGATCACCTGGTCCAGGAGGTCAGCCGGCTGAATCGCCCCTGCGTGCTGAAGACCGCCACCGGTGGTTACGACGGCAAGGGGCAGTGGAAAGTCGGCCTTCAAGACGGGGACGTCGCGGCTGCCTGGAAGGCGGCCAACGGCCGAGGGACGGTCCTGGAAGAGTGGGTCGACCTGGCCTTCGAGTGCTCCGTGATCGGGGCCCGGGCGGTCGACGGGACGATGGCCTTCTATGGCCCCCTGCTCAACGACCACGCGAATCACATCCTGGACGTTTCGGTCTGCCCGATCGTCGAGTCCCGGATGTCGGATTCGTTGCGGGCGGAGGCCCGTGAGATCGCCGCGGCTCTTTGTACGAAGCTGGATGTTGTGGGGCTGCTGTGTGTCGAGATGTTCGTGACGACGAGTGGAAAACTGCTCGTCAATGAGCTGGCTCCGCGGACGCACAACTCGGGGCACCTGACGATCGAGGGGCACGTCACGAGCCAGTTCGAGCAGATCATGCGGATCGTGGCCGGGCTGCCGCTGGGTGCGGTGGACCAGATCCGGCCGGCGGCGATGGCGAACCTGCTGGGGGATCTCTGGTCGGCCGGTCCGCCGCGGTGGGACCGTCTGTTGCGGCATCCTGCCGCCAAACTCCACCTGTACGGAAAACTCGATGCCAAGCCGGGCCGCAAGATGGGCCATGTGACGGCGACGGCGGACACGCCGGAAGCGGCGGCGGAGACCGTCCAGCGGGCCCGGGCGGATTTGGTTGGCGGGTGA
- a CDS encoding efflux transporter outer membrane subunit, whose amino-acid sequence MKPILRSVATATVLAQMLAGAGCQHVERYIHNGFKVGPNYCPPAAPVKDHWIDSADRRVRSDTDDLSDWWTVFGDPLLNRFMRDAYTQNLTLRQAGFRILQARAIRGIAGGNFFPQQQNADGSYRRSVSNLNFFDSWDFGFNLSWELDFWGRYRRAITSADDALEASVLDYDDVLVTLLGDVAVNYTVIRTSQERIRLLSEIILIQEDVLDFIKGRLQAGAVTDLDRAQAESNLEQSRAQIETLKIDLRTSQNQLCVLMGMSPQDLSTILASAPNTNIPKAPEFIVAGIPADLLSRRPDVRRAERLAAAQAEQIGIAETDWYPAITINGTIGWQANNFSDLFRPRAMNASVGPSFQWNLLNYGRILNNVRLQDATLQELLVQYQSTVLQADLEVENGITIYLQSHERARHLETSVDNAYVALRVVVSQYEAGLQGVDFNRYATILQQLINQQDSWIQSRGQIAQGLIQVYRALGGGWQIRCQPEVDKRGTLSAFPEGKPEDAEATEMPLQAGPNPLPVPPDAAPLPAAAKPAEEAGEKVDPAVDAIKGAWQRRNAAIQNSSLSNAD is encoded by the coding sequence ATGAAGCCGATCCTGCGCTCGGTGGCAACCGCCACCGTACTGGCTCAGATGCTGGCTGGCGCGGGCTGTCAGCACGTCGAACGGTACATCCATAACGGCTTCAAGGTCGGGCCCAACTACTGCCCCCCCGCCGCTCCGGTCAAAGACCACTGGATCGACTCCGCCGACCGCCGCGTCCGCTCCGACACCGACGACCTCAGCGACTGGTGGACGGTCTTCGGCGACCCGCTCCTCAACCGCTTCATGCGGGACGCCTACACGCAGAACCTGACGCTCCGTCAGGCCGGCTTCCGCATCCTCCAGGCCCGCGCCATCCGCGGCATCGCCGGCGGAAACTTCTTCCCGCAGCAGCAGAACGCCGACGGAAGCTACCGTCGGTCGGTCTCCAACCTGAACTTTTTCGACAGCTGGGACTTCGGTTTCAACCTCTCCTGGGAACTCGATTTCTGGGGCCGCTACCGCCGGGCGATCACTTCGGCCGATGATGCCCTCGAAGCGTCCGTCCTCGACTACGACGACGTCCTCGTGACCCTCCTGGGGGACGTGGCGGTCAACTACACCGTCATCCGGACGAGCCAGGAACGGATCCGGCTCCTCTCCGAGATCATCCTGATCCAGGAGGACGTCCTGGACTTCATCAAGGGGCGGCTCCAGGCGGGGGCGGTGACCGACCTCGACCGCGCCCAGGCGGAGAGCAACCTGGAGCAGAGCCGGGCCCAGATCGAAACCCTCAAGATCGATCTCCGGACCTCGCAGAATCAGCTCTGCGTGCTGATGGGGATGTCGCCTCAGGACCTCTCGACGATCCTGGCCTCGGCTCCCAATACGAACATCCCGAAGGCCCCCGAGTTCATCGTGGCCGGGATTCCGGCGGACCTCCTCTCCCGCCGGCCGGACGTCCGCCGCGCGGAACGTCTGGCGGCGGCCCAGGCGGAGCAGATCGGCATTGCGGAGACCGACTGGTATCCCGCAATCACGATCAACGGGACGATCGGCTGGCAGGCGAACAACTTCTCCGATCTCTTCCGTCCGCGGGCGATGAACGCGAGCGTCGGCCCTTCGTTCCAGTGGAACCTGCTCAACTACGGACGGATCCTCAACAACGTCCGGCTGCAGGACGCGACGCTGCAGGAGTTGCTGGTGCAGTACCAGTCGACGGTGCTTCAGGCGGACCTCGAGGTTGAGAACGGGATCACGATCTATCTACAGTCGCACGAGCGGGCCCGGCACCTGGAGACGAGCGTCGACAATGCGTATGTCGCGCTGCGGGTTGTGGTGTCCCAGTATGAGGCGGGTCTGCAGGGGGTCGACTTCAACCGGTACGCGACGATTCTGCAGCAGTTGATCAACCAGCAGGATTCGTGGATCCAGTCCCGCGGTCAGATTGCGCAGGGGCTGATTCAGGTTTACCGGGCGTTGGGTGGTGGTTGGCAGATCCGTTGTCAGCCGGAGGTCGACAAGCGGGGGACGTTGTCGGCGTTCCCCGAGGGGAAGCCGGAAGACGCGGAGGCGACCGAGATGCCGCTGCAGGCCGGTCCGAATCCGCTCCCCGTGCCGCCGGATGCGGCACCTTTGCCGGCGGCTGCGAAGCCGGCTGAGGAAGCTGGGGAGAAGGTTGATCCGGCTGTGGATGCGATCAAGGGGGCGTGGCAGCGTCGGAATGCGGCGATCCAGAATTCGTCGTTGTCGAACGCAGACTAA
- a CDS encoding acyl-[ACP]--phospholipid O-acyltransferase, producing MSPPSDSLPPPPDSPLRNRSFLGLVLTQLLGCINDNVFKWLSVCYAMGTGRIGSDTALVLGAACFTIPYLLLAPFSGSLADRYSKRVVIVACKVAEVVIMALAILALVLGNLTFLYFLVFLIGAQSALFAPSKYGAIPEMLPPPLLTAGNGWMGLVTVCGSALGMIGGYSLYGVVTPSLGGGLSPWELWPVIVALIGMAVAGTATAIMIEPLVAASPTRPLEIDPFSHTLPALRTLARETKLFRTALGIGFFWFLASLAQLNADPLGKEWLHLPQQSVGMLMAVLVLGLGGGSLLAGKWSEGKVELGIVPIGALGVVISSVLVYLTGRFVTADAPATHQVMFYLCAASLCLLGASAGLFDVPLESYLQHRTDPRLRGMILAATNFVVFLGILLSAAVFFVLKAVLGISPGAIFALAGLGTIPILIYALRLMPEITARFVFWLASHTVYRLQVVGRENIPERGGALIVANHVSWVDGILMLTSSSRFVRFLVYADYVRNPLLTGLAKVMHVIPIKASEGPRSIVMALKTAKEAVANGELVCIFAEGALTRTGQLQPFQRGLMKIVEGTNAPVIPAYLHGLWGSVFSFAGGKFFWKWPKHWPYRVAVHFGKPMPQPDDVSQVRLAVEQLGVDAVKSDKPYSPIPAVRFVQQCRETGKRIKVADSLGQEVSGTMLLLRTIIARRILERTTFAPDEQNIGILLPPSTGGCIANMAVSLSKRVAVNLNYTLSDDTLNYCIRTAGIKHILTSRQFLDRRPFKPEGAEFVFLDDLKDKVTKMDKAVAGLMAYALPTGIVTRMLGLHSVDPDETLSIIFTSGSTGEPKGVMLSHHNVASNIDAVDQLLHLEITDGLMGILPFFHSFGYTASMWLPLCFEPKGVYHFNPLDAKTIGKLVEKHKATILMSTPTFLKSYIKRVEPSQFASLDMVVVGAEKLPTDLAHQFHEKFKVMPSEGYGTTELSPVAAVNIPDHRSSEVQQKGTKLGTVGRPLPGVAAKVIDPDTGADLGVNREGLLLIKGPNVMKGYLQQPDKTAAVIRDGWYVTGDFAKLDDEGFIEITGRQSRFSKIGGEMVPHILLEEHLTRLTEDPSDEDAELRLAVTAVSDPNRGERLIVLHKPLKKPVPEVLKELSAMGLPNLWLPSADCFFEVERIPLLGTGKLDLKGIKDLAIARTQAS from the coding sequence ATGTCCCCGCCGAGTGACAGTCTCCCCCCACCGCCGGATTCGCCGCTTCGCAACCGGAGCTTCCTTGGGCTTGTCCTGACGCAGCTTCTGGGCTGCATCAACGACAACGTCTTCAAGTGGCTGTCGGTCTGCTACGCGATGGGGACGGGACGGATCGGGAGCGATACGGCGCTCGTCCTGGGGGCGGCCTGCTTCACGATCCCCTACCTGCTGCTCGCCCCGTTCTCCGGATCGCTGGCCGACCGGTACAGCAAGCGGGTCGTCATCGTTGCCTGCAAAGTCGCCGAAGTGGTCATCATGGCCCTCGCGATCCTGGCGCTCGTCCTGGGCAACCTGACGTTCCTCTACTTCCTCGTGTTCCTGATCGGGGCCCAAAGCGCCCTGTTCGCCCCTTCCAAGTACGGGGCGATTCCCGAGATGCTCCCGCCTCCCCTGCTCACCGCCGGCAACGGTTGGATGGGGCTGGTGACGGTGTGCGGGTCGGCCCTGGGAATGATCGGCGGCTATTCGCTCTATGGCGTTGTCACTCCGAGCCTGGGAGGGGGGCTCAGCCCCTGGGAGCTCTGGCCGGTGATAGTGGCCCTGATCGGCATGGCGGTGGCCGGCACCGCGACGGCGATCATGATCGAGCCCCTCGTGGCCGCCTCGCCGACGCGGCCGCTGGAGATCGACCCTTTCTCTCATACGCTTCCGGCCCTGCGGACGCTGGCCCGGGAGACGAAGCTCTTCCGGACCGCCCTCGGGATCGGGTTCTTCTGGTTCCTGGCATCGCTCGCCCAGCTCAATGCCGACCCGCTCGGCAAGGAGTGGCTGCACCTCCCGCAGCAGAGCGTCGGGATGCTGATGGCGGTCCTTGTGCTGGGACTCGGCGGGGGAAGCCTCCTCGCGGGGAAATGGTCCGAGGGGAAGGTCGAGCTGGGGATCGTCCCGATCGGGGCGCTCGGCGTCGTCATCAGCTCGGTCCTCGTCTACCTGACGGGCCGGTTCGTCACGGCCGACGCGCCGGCGACCCATCAGGTCATGTTCTATCTGTGCGCGGCGTCGCTCTGCCTTCTGGGGGCGAGCGCCGGACTGTTCGACGTTCCACTCGAGTCGTACCTGCAGCACCGGACCGATCCGCGGCTGCGGGGGATGATCCTGGCGGCGACGAACTTCGTCGTGTTCCTGGGGATCCTGCTCTCCGCGGCGGTGTTCTTTGTTCTCAAGGCGGTCCTGGGGATTTCCCCGGGGGCGATCTTCGCCCTGGCCGGCCTGGGGACGATCCCGATCCTGATCTATGCCCTCCGGTTGATGCCGGAGATCACGGCCCGGTTTGTCTTCTGGCTGGCGAGCCACACCGTTTACCGGCTGCAGGTCGTCGGCCGGGAGAACATTCCGGAGCGGGGCGGGGCGCTGATCGTCGCCAACCACGTTTCGTGGGTCGACGGGATCCTGATGCTGACGAGCTCCTCGCGGTTCGTCCGGTTCCTGGTCTATGCCGATTACGTCCGGAACCCGCTCCTGACGGGTCTGGCCAAGGTGATGCACGTCATTCCGATCAAGGCCTCCGAGGGACCGCGGTCGATCGTGATGGCGCTGAAGACCGCCAAGGAGGCGGTGGCGAACGGCGAGCTGGTGTGCATTTTTGCCGAAGGGGCCCTGACCCGGACCGGCCAGTTGCAGCCGTTCCAGCGGGGTTTGATGAAGATCGTCGAGGGGACGAACGCCCCGGTGATCCCGGCCTACCTCCACGGCTTGTGGGGAAGCGTTTTCAGCTTTGCGGGGGGCAAATTCTTCTGGAAGTGGCCGAAACACTGGCCTTACCGGGTGGCGGTTCATTTTGGTAAACCGATGCCCCAGCCGGACGACGTCAGCCAGGTCCGGCTCGCCGTCGAGCAGCTCGGAGTGGACGCCGTGAAATCTGACAAGCCGTATTCGCCGATTCCGGCGGTCCGTTTCGTGCAGCAGTGCCGCGAAACCGGAAAACGGATCAAGGTGGCGGATTCGCTCGGCCAGGAAGTCTCCGGGACGATGCTCCTGCTCCGGACGATCATCGCCCGGCGGATCCTGGAGCGGACCACCTTCGCTCCCGACGAGCAGAACATCGGGATCCTGCTTCCGCCGTCGACCGGCGGCTGCATCGCCAACATGGCGGTCAGCCTCTCGAAGCGGGTGGCGGTCAACCTCAACTACACGCTCTCGGACGACACCCTCAACTACTGCATCCGGACGGCGGGGATCAAGCACATCCTGACGAGCCGGCAGTTCCTGGATCGCCGGCCTTTCAAGCCCGAAGGGGCCGAGTTCGTCTTCCTGGACGACCTCAAGGACAAGGTCACCAAGATGGACAAGGCGGTGGCGGGGCTGATGGCCTACGCCCTGCCGACGGGAATCGTCACGCGGATGCTCGGTCTGCACTCCGTCGATCCGGATGAGACGCTCAGCATCATCTTCACCTCGGGCTCGACCGGTGAGCCGAAGGGGGTGATGCTCTCGCATCACAACGTCGCCTCGAACATTGATGCCGTCGATCAGCTCCTGCATCTGGAGATCACCGACGGTCTGATGGGGATCCTGCCCTTCTTCCATTCGTTTGGCTATACGGCCTCGATGTGGCTGCCGCTCTGCTTTGAGCCGAAGGGGGTCTACCACTTCAATCCGCTCGACGCGAAGACGATCGGCAAGCTGGTCGAGAAGCACAAGGCGACGATCCTGATGTCGACGCCGACGTTCCTGAAGTCGTACATCAAGCGGGTCGAGCCGTCGCAGTTCGCGTCGCTCGACATGGTCGTCGTGGGGGCGGAGAAACTCCCGACGGACCTGGCTCACCAGTTCCACGAGAAGTTCAAGGTGATGCCGTCCGAAGGGTACGGCACGACCGAGCTCTCGCCGGTGGCGGCGGTCAATATTCCCGATCACCGCTCGTCGGAAGTCCAGCAGAAGGGGACGAAGCTCGGGACGGTGGGCCGACCTCTGCCGGGGGTTGCAGCCAAGGTGATCGATCCCGATACCGGCGCGGACCTGGGAGTGAACCGCGAGGGACTGCTGCTGATCAAGGGGCCCAACGTGATGAAGGGCTATCTCCAGCAGCCGGACAAGACGGCGGCGGTGATCCGTGACGGGTGGTATGTCACGGGGGACTTTGCCAAGCTGGACGATGAAGGGTTTATTGAGATCACCGGTCGGCAGAGCCGGTTCTCGAAGATTGGCGGCGAGATGGTGCCGCATATTCTGCTCGAGGAGCATCTGACGCGGCTGACTGAGGATCCGAGTGATGAGGATGCGGAGCTGCGTCTCGCGGTGACGGCGGTGAGTGATCCGAACCGGGGTGAGCGGTTGATTGTGTTGCACAAGCCGCTGAAGAAGCCGGTTCCGGAGGTGCTGAAGGAGCTTTCGGCGATGGGCCTGCCGAATTTGTGGTTGCCTTCGGCGGACTGTTTTTTTGAGGTGGAGCGGATTCCGCTCCTTGGGACGGGGAAGCTGGATTTGAAGGGGATCAAGGATCTGGCGATTGCGCGGACGCAGGCGTCATAA
- a CDS encoding phosphatidate phosphatase App1 family protein: MLSSVFGQDRIKSDERVVFFPTAGTWNDETREWTADIHGWIYEPEVNDFLRRQLTERILAVMGRGRDWDDATEERLRGRISRFLYDNERSKQLRITIGEAACDLEPSAADGHFTGQVRIPEAVRGNPGRDGTIEFRLLESGEQEIRGTIHLLAPRGLSIVSDVDDTIKVSDVRNRQRLLERTFLEEFVPVEGMAALYRDLADRGATIHYLSNSPCQLYFDLEAFRAEHRFPAGTWSLNRFRLKDPGSWDRMLTPEVSKGTRIEALLRRFPGRQFVLVGDSGERDPEIYGELARTFPEQVRQVWIRSVDETVDREAPRFTAAFREVPADRWILFRDPAVLKESPFVRTLRETAPVPAPSGGPR; the protein is encoded by the coding sequence ATGCTGTCATCCGTTTTCGGGCAGGACCGGATCAAGAGCGACGAGCGGGTCGTCTTCTTCCCGACCGCCGGGACCTGGAATGACGAGACTCGCGAGTGGACCGCCGACATCCACGGCTGGATCTACGAGCCGGAGGTGAACGACTTCCTCCGCCGGCAGCTCACGGAGCGGATCCTCGCCGTCATGGGCCGCGGCCGAGACTGGGACGACGCGACCGAGGAGCGGCTTCGAGGCCGGATCTCCCGCTTCCTCTACGACAACGAGCGGTCCAAGCAGCTCCGCATCACGATCGGCGAAGCGGCCTGCGACCTAGAGCCCTCTGCGGCCGACGGCCATTTCACCGGCCAGGTCCGTATCCCGGAAGCCGTCCGCGGAAATCCTGGACGCGATGGGACAATTGAGTTCCGGCTGCTCGAGTCCGGCGAACAGGAGATCCGCGGGACTATCCATCTCCTGGCTCCCCGCGGCCTCTCGATCGTCAGCGACGTCGATGACACGATCAAGGTGTCGGACGTCCGCAACCGCCAGCGGCTCCTGGAACGGACGTTCCTCGAGGAGTTCGTCCCCGTCGAAGGGATGGCGGCCCTCTACCGGGACCTCGCCGACCGCGGCGCCACGATCCACTATCTCTCGAATTCCCCCTGCCAGCTCTATTTCGATCTGGAAGCGTTTCGGGCCGAGCATCGTTTCCCCGCGGGGACTTGGTCGCTGAACCGCTTCCGCCTGAAGGATCCCGGGAGCTGGGACCGGATGCTGACTCCCGAAGTCTCGAAGGGGACGCGGATCGAAGCGCTGCTCCGGCGGTTCCCGGGCCGGCAGTTCGTCCTTGTGGGCGACAGCGGCGAGCGGGATCCCGAGATCTACGGCGAACTGGCCCGCACGTTTCCCGAGCAGGTGCGGCAGGTCTGGATCCGCAGCGTCGACGAGACCGTCGATCGCGAGGCCCCGCGGTTCACGGCCGCCTTCCGAGAGGTGCCGGCCGATCGCTGGATTCTG